DNA from Verrucomicrobiota bacterium:
TTCAAAAATAAGACTTGAAGTATGTCAATATCTGACCGAGCCATTTCATCACGAGAGCCCCGCTGTACCCGATCAGCGCGAAGAAAACAAGATTGACCAAAAAAAGAATGCTTCCGGCAACAACCATATAACCGTCATCTTCCAGCAAGGCCATTGACAGGAGAAGAATGACGACCGCCGGGAGAATATTCGTCAGCGGAATCGGAAGCGGAAGCATTAATAAGGCCCCACAGACACAAATCATCGCCCCGCTCAGACAATCCACAAATTTATTCTTTGACAAAAATAATAATCGGGGGCGGGCGAGATATTCGAGTTTCTTGATCAAATGCCCCGTCGTCTTCAAGAAAAGAGGGAAAAAGGTATGAGGGAGTTTCACGTCCAGTAAACGCTTTGGCAACCAAGGCTTTTGCCCCAGACTCAAGCGGAACCCGATGATGGCGATAATCGTTCCCAAAATCGATGATAACCCCGGAATCGGGAATGGTGCACAGAAAGGAATGCTGAGGATGATGAGTAAAAGGGTGTAAGTCCTCCCCTGCATCACTTCCAAAATCTCTCCCAGTGACACTGCCTTTTGATCAAAACGCTCCACCAACTGCGCTACTTGCACTGATAACTTTATCTTTTCTGTGTCCGCGATATCGCGATCAGGGATAATATGGATCATAAATATTGATTTGCCGAGACTTCCATCTATATAAGTCCTGACTATTAATAAAGGATTATCTCTAGGAGTTGCATAATATTATGGAATACATCAAAGAATTTCTCGATATCTTTTTACACTTGGACAAACATCTTGAGGTTTTGGTCCAACAATATGGGCTTTGGACGTATGCGATTCTTTTTCTCATCGTCTTCTGTGAGACTGGTCTGGTCGTCACCCCTTTCCTCCCGGGAGACTCCCT
Protein-coding regions in this window:
- a CDS encoding exopolysaccharide biosynthesis protein, with the translated sequence MIHIIPDRDIADTEKIKLSVQVAQLVERFDQKAVSLGEILEVMQGRTYTLLLIILSIPFCAPFPIPGLSSILGTIIAIIGFRLSLGQKPWLPKRLLDVKLPHTFFPLFLKTTGHLIKKLEYLARPRLLFLSKNKFVDCLSGAMICVCGALLMLPLPIPLTNILPAVVILLLSMALLEDDGYMVVAGSILFLVNLVFFALIGYSGALVMKWLGQILTYFKSYF